Proteins encoded within one genomic window of Carassius carassius chromosome 22, fCarCar2.1, whole genome shotgun sequence:
- the LOC132099260 gene encoding tripartite motif-containing protein 16-like: protein MAEARFSQDEFMCPVCLDLLKDPVSIQCGHSYCKNCITGHWNQEEQKRVYSCPQCRQTFSPRPALAKNTILAEVVEKLKKTKLPDDCDAGAGDVQCYVCTGRKYKAVKSCLNCQESYCQTHFDHHEEFHSRKPHKVTEATGRLQEMICQKHEKLLEVFCLTDQKCICVLCTMDEHKNHNTVSAAAQRTEKQHQLKETQKTFQQKIQQREKDLQQLREAVKSHKRSAQTAVEDSERIFTELIRSIERSRSELIRLIRDQEKTAVSQAEEQLERLEQEINDLRRRDAELEQLSHTQDHILFLQSFQSLSTPPESTDKNDIPFTSVLSFDGVIASVHQLRDKLEEFCKEELKKISNRVIFGNVVCRTRKYFLQYSHHLTLDSNTVNKYLRLSEKNRVISGTLTEQKYPDHPDRFDGYNLQVLCRESVCGRCYWEIEWSGMFGVEISVSYKNIRKKGWGDECWFGHNDQSWSLFCSPDSYSFRHNNIETDLPVKPIRSSHRTGVFVDHSAGTLSFYSVSHTMSLIHTVQTTFTQPLYPGFYVFIGSSVKMCDVSE from the exons ATGGCAGAAGCCAGATTTTCTCAGGATGAGTTCATGTGTCCAGTGTGTCTGGATCTCCTGAAGGATCCAGTGAGCATCCagtgtggacacagttactgtaagaACTGTATTACAGGTCACTGGAATCAGGAGGAACAGAAGAGAGTCTACAGCTgtcctcagtgcagacagaccttcagtccAAGACCTGCTTTAGCTAAAAACACCATACTGGCTGAAGTagtggagaaactgaagaagacTAAACTTCCTGATGACTGTGACGCTGGAGCTGGAGATGTGCAGTGTTACGTCTGTACTGGAAGAAAATACAAAGCCGTCAAGTCCTGTCTGAACTGTCAGGAATCTTACTGTCAGACTCATTTTGATCATCATGAGGAGTTTCATTCACGTAAACCACACAAAGTGACAGAAGCCACTGGACGACTGCAAGAGATGATCTGCCAGAAACATGAAAAGCTCCTTGAGGTTTTCTGTCTCACTGATCAGAAATGTATTTGTGTGCTGTGTACGATGGATGAACATAAAAACCACAACACTGTATCAGCTGCAGCACAGAGGACAGAGAAACAG CACCAGCTGAAGGAGACTCAGAAGACGTTCCAGCAGAAaatccagcagagagagaaagatctccAGCAGCTGAGAGAGGCTGTGAAGTCCCATAAG CGCTCcgcacagacagcagtggaggacagtgagaggatctttactgagctcatccgctccattgagagaagccgctctgagctgatacgactgatcagagatcaggaaaagactgCAGTGAGTCAAGCTGAAGAACAACTGGAGcgactggagcaggagatcaatgatctgaggaggagagacgctgagctggagcaactttcacacacacaggatcacaTTCTGTTCCTGCAG agtttccagtctctctcAACACCTCCTGAATCTACAGACAAAAATGACATTCCCTTCACTTCTGTCCTCTCTTTCGATGGAGTAATAGCATCTGTCCATCAGCTGAGAGACAAACTGGAAGAGTTTTGCAAAGAGGAGCTCAAAAAGATCTCAAACAGAG TCATATTCGGCAATGTTGTTTGCAGGACCAGGAAATACTTCCTACAAT ATTCCCATCATCTCACTTTGGATTCaaacacagtaaataaatatcTCCGTCTGTCTGAGAAGAACAGAGTAATTTCTGGTACTCTCACAGAGCAGaagtatcctgatcatccagacagatttgatggATATAATCTtcaggtgttgtgtagagagagtgtgtgtggacgctgttactgggagattgAGTGGAGTGGGATGTTTGGTGTGGAGATATCAGTATCATATAAGAACATCAGAAAGAAGGGATGGGGTGATGAATGTTGGTTTGGACATAATGATCAGTCTTGGAGTTTGTTCTGCTCTCCTGACAGTTACTCATTCAGACACAATAACATAGAGACTGATCTCCCAGTGAAGCCCATCAGAAGCTCTCATAGAACTggagtgtttgtggatcacagtgcaggaactctgtccttctacagcgtctctcacacaatgagcctcatccacacagtccagaccacattcactcagccgctctatcctgggttttatgtttttattggaTCATCAGTGAAAATGTGTGATGTATCAGAATAG